A genome region from Syntrophaceae bacterium includes the following:
- a CDS encoding glycosyltransferase, giving the protein MVSVIFYFQLHHPCLLHPERDKFLWDERNRVFFADKAARFYLPAIRTLAELVGRCPDFKAAVSVSGTFLDQADLYQSEVIRALQDLLDAGRDGARVEFLDETHYHSLVSLFEDPRKQEFRDQVSLHRDRLAKHFGTRPTSFCNTDLICNRDIAAVVADMGYTAMLCETGGAGGVCRAAGSRLLLIPRDRELSDAIGAYAVQGEPGPRAYLERIAASAEGVLLLGYNMETLGSPGAGAPGMHDFWRRLAEALPEFPGIEVVTPAEVARSVEAEGCPVLEIPAPQADAASMEAQTGGWLDDPAQLDLFRDIEKMEDIARKAGGELLTHWRHLTAADHLFYIHRPTGRETSLSSYANPYGASLASAVHILTRKIDILTVTIFRFEILTRKEKPAVLIVTPETGRLPEDLGGLAKYISGKSGGQGEVISALCEGLTERGVDVHLALLNLKKRFQRESRLSAQQWREMRYRIDPEKIHLVSSGVFSDLLSAYGGNPLLNAAEFQREIVNNVIKGVSARHGGRLIVHTHDWMAGGIINAYLKARGVPVLHTVHNVFTGHIPLDMLFGVDMEDFSENIYYSEEYGRRCVDSQATAIKNATLINFVGEQFLKEVVYDYFMDRPIVPPGVRTEVKAKYFHGSAIAIMNAPPAYMYPERCEYCVEKYGPDDDVLRAKRINRVEFQKRLGLNVEPDAILLFWPSRLDPTQKGVELLEQVAGPFCSDHPDVQIAIVGDGVGSDRTHPEILGRIAYASGGRIAYQPFTEELCMLGYAAASDVFGASLYEPCGQIDQVGNIFGATATNRDTGGYHDKIRELRLKIAGAPQDVGNGFLFRDYDARGLWYGLENSVRFHRRPAEVREPQLKRIMREARQRYRLENMIAAYIRAYERINGGEPIV; this is encoded by the coding sequence ATGGTGTCCGTGATCTTCTATTTCCAGCTCCACCACCCCTGCCTGCTCCACCCGGAGCGCGACAAGTTCCTCTGGGACGAGCGGAACCGGGTATTCTTCGCGGACAAGGCGGCCCGGTTCTATCTGCCCGCCATCCGGACGCTTGCGGAGCTGGTCGGGCGCTGCCCCGATTTCAAGGCGGCCGTCAGTGTCTCGGGAACCTTCCTCGATCAGGCGGACCTCTACCAGAGCGAGGTCATCAGGGCCCTCCAGGACCTCCTCGATGCCGGGCGGGACGGCGCGAGGGTCGAGTTCCTCGACGAGACGCACTACCACTCGCTGGTGAGCCTCTTCGAGGACCCGCGCAAGCAGGAATTCCGGGACCAGGTCTCCCTGCACCGCGACCGGCTGGCCAAGCATTTCGGGACACGGCCCACGTCCTTCTGCAACACGGACCTGATCTGCAACCGGGACATCGCCGCCGTCGTCGCCGACATGGGCTACACGGCCATGCTGTGCGAGACGGGCGGCGCGGGCGGGGTGTGCCGGGCCGCCGGGTCGAGGCTTCTCCTGATCCCGAGGGACCGCGAGCTCAGCGATGCGATCGGTGCCTACGCCGTGCAGGGCGAACCCGGGCCCCGGGCGTACCTCGAGCGCATCGCCGCAAGCGCAGAAGGGGTCCTCCTTCTCGGCTACAACATGGAGACCCTCGGCTCACCGGGCGCCGGGGCGCCGGGGATGCACGACTTCTGGCGAAGGCTGGCCGAGGCGCTGCCGGAGTTCCCGGGCATCGAGGTCGTCACGCCGGCGGAAGTGGCCCGGAGCGTCGAGGCCGAAGGCTGCCCGGTCCTCGAGATCCCGGCGCCGCAAGCCGACGCGGCCTCGATGGAGGCGCAGACGGGGGGGTGGCTCGACGACCCCGCCCAGCTCGACCTCTTCCGGGATATCGAGAAGATGGAGGACATCGCCAGGAAGGCGGGCGGCGAGCTGCTGACGCACTGGCGCCACCTCACCGCGGCGGATCACCTGTTTTACATCCACCGGCCCACGGGCCGGGAGACGTCCCTGAGCAGCTACGCGAACCCTTACGGCGCATCGCTTGCCAGCGCCGTGCACATCCTGACCCGGAAGATCGACATCCTCACGGTCACCATCTTCCGCTTCGAGATCCTCACGCGCAAGGAAAAGCCCGCCGTTCTCATCGTGACGCCCGAAACGGGCCGGCTCCCCGAGGATCTGGGTGGGCTCGCCAAGTACATCTCCGGCAAGAGCGGCGGGCAGGGCGAGGTCATCTCGGCCCTGTGCGAGGGCCTGACGGAGCGGGGCGTCGACGTCCACCTCGCGCTGCTGAACCTCAAGAAGCGTTTCCAGCGGGAGTCCAGGCTCAGCGCGCAGCAGTGGCGGGAGATGCGCTACAGGATCGACCCCGAGAAGATCCACCTCGTCAGCTCGGGCGTCTTTTCCGATCTGCTGAGCGCCTACGGCGGCAACCCCCTGCTCAACGCCGCCGAGTTCCAGCGCGAGATCGTCAACAACGTCATCAAGGGCGTGAGCGCCCGCCACGGCGGCAGGCTGATCGTCCACACCCACGACTGGATGGCGGGCGGGATCATCAACGCCTACCTCAAGGCCCGCGGGGTCCCCGTCCTGCACACGGTCCACAACGTCTTCACGGGCCACATCCCACTGGACATGCTCTTCGGCGTCGACATGGAGGACTTCTCCGAGAACATCTACTACTCGGAGGAATACGGCAGGCGCTGCGTCGACAGCCAGGCCACGGCCATCAAGAACGCCACCCTGATCAACTTCGTGGGCGAGCAGTTCCTCAAGGAGGTGGTCTACGACTACTTCATGGACAGGCCCATCGTGCCGCCCGGCGTGCGGACCGAGGTCAAGGCCAAGTACTTCCACGGCTCGGCCATCGCGATCATGAACGCGCCGCCCGCCTACATGTACCCGGAACGGTGCGAGTACTGCGTCGAGAAATACGGGCCCGACGATGACGTCCTCAGGGCCAAGCGGATCAACCGCGTCGAGTTCCAGAAGCGGCTGGGCCTCAACGTCGAGCCCGACGCGATCCTGCTGTTCTGGCCCTCGCGCCTCGACCCCACGCAGAAAGGGGTGGAGCTGCTGGAACAGGTGGCAGGGCCCTTCTGCTCGGATCACCCCGACGTCCAGATCGCCATCGTGGGAGACGGCGTGGGCAGCGACCGGACCCACCCGGAGATCCTGGGGCGCATCGCCTACGCCTCGGGGGGGCGCATCGCTTACCAGCCCTTCACCGAGGAGCTCTGCATGCTGGGGTATGCCGCCGCGAGCGACGTCTTCGGGGCGTCGCTCTACGAACCCTGCGGCCAGATCGACCAGGTGGGCAACATCTTCGGCGCCACGGCCACGAACCGCGACACGGGCGGCTACCACGACAAGATCCGCGAGCTGCGCCTCAAGATCGCGGGGGCGCCCCAGGACGTGGGAAACGGCTTCTTGTTCCGGGACTACGACGCCCGCGGGCTCTGGTACGGCCTCGAGAACAGCGTGCGCTTCCACCGGCGCCCGGCCGAGGTCCGCGAGCCCCAGCTCAAGCGGATCATGCGCGAGGCCCGCCAGCGCTACCGCCTCGAGAACATGATCGCCGCCTACATCCGCGCCTACGAGCGCATCAACGGAGGCGAGCCGATCGTGTAG
- a CDS encoding transglutaminase family protein: MEAQAPEDLRPFLQPTFYIDSASGTVVDFARTRARGQTAAERAVSLFRAVRDELIYDPYNIELVPDAFKASVIIGKRRGYCVAKAIALAAVARATGIPARVGFADVKNHLSTERLRRLMKTDEFVYHGYSELFLDGRWLKVTPTFNMSLCEKFGVRPLEFDGTSDCLFHEFDSRGRRHMQYLRDHGAFADVPFERIVEAMQRHYPDFFPVGGTPVGGDFEREAMKEAAAPGNDRP, from the coding sequence ATGGAAGCGCAGGCTCCGGAAGATCTCCGTCCCTTTCTTCAGCCGACGTTCTACATCGATTCGGCATCCGGCACCGTCGTCGACTTCGCCCGGACCCGGGCAAGGGGACAAACGGCAGCGGAGAGGGCCGTGAGCCTCTTCCGCGCCGTCCGCGATGAACTCATTTACGACCCCTACAACATCGAGCTCGTGCCCGACGCCTTCAAGGCCAGCGTGATCATCGGCAAGAGACGCGGCTACTGCGTGGCGAAGGCCATCGCCCTGGCCGCCGTCGCCCGCGCGACCGGGATTCCCGCGCGGGTGGGGTTTGCCGACGTGAAGAACCACCTGAGCACGGAGAGGCTCCGCCGGCTCATGAAAACCGACGAATTCGTTTACCACGGCTATTCCGAGCTGTTCCTGGACGGCCGATGGCTCAAGGTCACGCCGACCTTCAACATGAGCCTCTGCGAGAAGTTCGGCGTCAGGCCGCTGGAGTTCGACGGCACGTCGGATTGTCTCTTTCACGAGTTCGACAGCCGGGGCCGGCGTCACATGCAGTACCTGCGGGACCACGGGGCCTTTGCCGACGTACCGTTCGAGCGGATCGTCGAGGCCATGCAGCGGCACTATCCCGATTTTTTCCCCGTGGGGGGCACCCCCGTCGGCGGCGACTTCGAGCGGGAAGCGATGAAGGAAGCGGCCGCCCCGGGCAACGACCGGCCCTGA
- a CDS encoding CBS domain-containing protein: MLKARDIMTKNVITVTPDTEITQAAKILLENHFNGLPVVDDKGRLVGIICQDDLIVQQKKFPLPSLFTLFDGLIPLTSYRSLEKEMAKIVATTVAQAMTPDPITIDPDAALEDIATLMVNNNIHTLPVLDQGRLVGVIGKEDVLRTLMPAGRQD, translated from the coding sequence ATGCTCAAGGCCCGCGACATCATGACGAAAAATGTGATCACCGTCACCCCCGACACGGAGATCACGCAGGCGGCCAAGATTTTACTGGAAAACCATTTCAACGGGTTGCCCGTTGTCGACGACAAGGGGCGGCTCGTCGGGATCATCTGCCAGGACGATCTCATCGTTCAGCAAAAGAAATTTCCCCTTCCCTCCCTGTTCACCCTTTTCGACGGCCTCATCCCCCTGACATCCTACAGGAGCCTCGAAAAGGAGATGGCCAAGATCGTGGCCACCACGGTGGCGCAGGCCATGACGCCTGACCCGATCACGATCGACCCGGACGCGGCCCTGGAGGACATCGCCACCCTCATGGTCAACAACAACATCCACACCCTGCCGGTGCTCGATCAGGGCCGCCTCGTGGGCGTGATCGGCAAAGAGGATGTCCTGCGGACCCTCATGCCCGCAGGACGGCAGGACTGA
- a CDS encoding MBL fold metallo-hydrolase, which yields MEHQPTAAGYPLRLADGLWVLGNSFFNLYLLRGEAASALVETGISATADMVFAQMDALGVRPDHLIVTHPHGDHISGLSALQERYPEARVVIGPGAREFLAHPKTAAAIVAEDRFMSEFLASKGFRPGRPPIERPPSVESAAVAADGDTLDLGGLVLRFLHVRGHAIGNILVHAPALGALMCSDSLGFRIPRIGFFPIFFTGYADYMATIDRLEALEPRILCLAHQGPLVGEDARKAIQEAREAARALCEEIRNDPRDEDAIVRDLYPRYYRDELALYTPDNIIGCCRLVIRRSRA from the coding sequence ATGGAACATCAGCCGACTGCCGCGGGCTATCCGCTGCGCCTGGCCGACGGGCTCTGGGTGCTGGGCAATTCCTTTTTCAACCTGTACCTGCTTCGGGGAGAGGCGGCGTCGGCCCTCGTGGAGACGGGCATCTCGGCCACGGCCGACATGGTCTTCGCGCAGATGGACGCGCTCGGGGTGAGGCCGGACCACCTCATCGTCACCCATCCGCACGGGGACCACATCAGCGGTCTGTCCGCCCTGCAGGAGCGCTACCCCGAGGCCCGCGTCGTGATTGGGCCCGGCGCGAGGGAATTCCTCGCCCACCCCAAGACGGCGGCGGCGATCGTGGCCGAGGACCGCTTCATGTCGGAGTTCCTGGCGTCTAAGGGGTTCAGGCCCGGGCGGCCCCCGATCGAACGGCCGCCTTCCGTGGAAAGCGCCGCGGTGGCCGCAGACGGCGACACGCTGGACCTGGGCGGCCTGGTCCTTCGATTCCTCCACGTCCGCGGTCACGCGATCGGCAACATCCTCGTGCACGCGCCGGCCCTGGGAGCCCTGATGTGCTCCGACAGCCTGGGTTTCCGCATCCCCCGCATCGGGTTCTTCCCGATCTTCTTCACGGGCTATGCGGACTACATGGCCACGATCGACCGGTTGGAAGCGCTCGAGCCCCGGATCCTCTGCCTCGCGCATCAGGGGCCGCTTGTGGGCGAGGACGCCCGCAAGGCCATCCAGGAGGCCCGGGAAGCCGCCCGTGCCCTCTGCGAGGAGATCCGCAACGACCCCCGCGACGAGGACGCGATCGTCCGGGACCTGTACCCGCGCTATTACCGGGACGAGCTGGCCCTCTACACGCCCGACAACATCATCGGGTGCTGCCGCCTGGTGATCCGCAGAAGCAGGGCCTGA
- a CDS encoding antibiotic biosynthesis monooxygenase, with amino-acid sequence MLVKVLIKRRVTQDKEAALLDLITQLRTLASRQPGYISGETLRSADNPDEYLVISTWQTLDDWKRWLASKERAALQEQIDKLLGKKTEYEVYQYPEKSVSLRSFKGYEGG; translated from the coding sequence ATGCTCGTCAAAGTGCTCATCAAACGCAGGGTCACGCAGGACAAGGAAGCGGCTCTTCTGGATCTCATCACGCAACTCCGGACGCTTGCGTCCCGTCAGCCCGGATACATCTCCGGGGAGACGCTGCGCAGCGCCGACAACCCCGACGAGTATCTCGTCATCAGCACCTGGCAGACACTGGACGACTGGAAGAGGTGGCTCGCCAGCAAGGAGCGCGCGGCGCTGCAGGAACAGATCGACAAGCTCCTGGGCAAGAAAACCGAGTACGAAGTCTACCAATACCCGGAGAAATCGGTCTCCCTGCGCAGCTTCAAGGGCTACGAGGGCGGCTGA
- a CDS encoding efflux RND transporter periplasmic adaptor subunit, whose protein sequence is MAADDLSRLKIDKSAKTVRPRLQRKPMLVVGAALLLLAAALYGMGVFSAAQPVDVATVGQTYPSQSFTVLNASGYVVAQRKAAVASKITAQLLEIHVEEGSRVKKGDIIARLEGADAAAARDQARANLSVARYSLDQARAELADARVSYEREKGLLAREYTTKAAFDAAEARFRKAEAGVAGAESAVKAAEAALEAATVNLEYTLIRAPFDAVVLTKNADVGDIVTPLGAAANAKAAVVTIADMQSLQVEADVSESSLEQVKVGQPSEIQLDALPDKRFRGVVHMIIPTADRTKATVMVKVRFVETDPRILPEMSAKVAFLSRPVGAGEESPRTTINPAALASRNGRTVAFVIREGRVQEQEVTTGEKLGDLLIVTGGLKPGDRVVLNPPKGLKTGSRVKQAEK, encoded by the coding sequence ATGGCAGCCGACGACCTCTCCCGCCTCAAGATCGACAAGTCTGCGAAGACCGTGCGGCCGCGCCTGCAAAGAAAGCCGATGCTTGTCGTCGGCGCGGCTCTCCTGTTGCTGGCGGCCGCCCTGTACGGGATGGGGGTTTTCAGCGCCGCCCAGCCCGTGGACGTGGCCACGGTGGGCCAGACCTACCCCTCGCAGTCCTTCACGGTCCTCAACGCGAGCGGTTACGTGGTGGCCCAGCGCAAGGCCGCCGTCGCCTCGAAGATCACGGCCCAGCTCCTGGAGATCCACGTCGAGGAGGGCAGCCGCGTGAAGAAGGGCGACATCATCGCGAGGCTCGAGGGCGCCGACGCCGCCGCGGCAAGGGACCAGGCCCGGGCAAACCTGAGTGTGGCCCGCTACAGTCTGGACCAGGCCCGGGCGGAGCTGGCGGACGCGCGGGTTTCCTACGAGAGGGAAAAGGGGCTCCTGGCCCGGGAATACACGACGAAGGCCGCCTTTGACGCGGCCGAGGCCCGGTTCCGCAAGGCCGAGGCCGGCGTCGCGGGGGCCGAGTCCGCCGTGAAGGCCGCCGAGGCGGCCCTCGAGGCGGCGACGGTGAATCTGGAGTACACGCTCATCCGCGCCCCCTTCGATGCCGTCGTGCTCACGAAGAACGCCGACGTCGGGGACATCGTGACGCCTCTGGGCGCGGCCGCGAATGCCAAGGCCGCCGTCGTCACCATCGCCGACATGCAGTCGCTGCAGGTCGAGGCCGACGTGTCGGAGTCCAGCCTCGAGCAGGTCAAGGTCGGCCAGCCCAGCGAGATCCAGCTCGACGCCCTGCCGGACAAGCGGTTCCGCGGCGTGGTGCACATGATCATCCCGACGGCGGACCGGACGAAGGCCACGGTGATGGTGAAGGTCCGCTTCGTCGAGACGGATCCCCGGATTCTCCCGGAGATGAGCGCCAAGGTCGCTTTCCTGTCGAGGCCCGTGGGGGCCGGAGAGGAGAGCCCCCGCACGACGATCAACCCCGCAGCGCTGGCGAGCCGCAACGGCAGGACGGTCGCCTTCGTCATCCGGGAGGGCCGGGTGCAGGAGCAGGAGGTCACGACGGGCGAAAAGCTGGGCGATCTGCTCATCGTCACGGGCGGCCTCAAGCCCGGCGACCGGGTCGTCCTCAACCCGCCCAAGGGCCTCAAGACCGGCAGCCGGGTGAAGCAGGCGGAGAAGTAA
- a CDS encoding ABC transporter ATP-binding protein: MPESTSICDEHGPAPVLENQPVIVAVRNVSKSYQRGSHVIPVLREIDFDIREGEFLALMGPSGSGKSTLLNLIAGIDKADSGSIVVGGVDITALDETELARWRATHVGFIFQFYNLIPVLTAFENVELPLQLTGLSRAERREHVETALRVVNLAHRMDHYPSQLSGGEQQRVAIARAIVTDPTILVADEPTGDLDRASAREIMALMCRLSRESGKTIIMVTHDPKAAEAAQVILRLDKGSLNHGPA, translated from the coding sequence ATGCCCGAGTCGACCTCGATCTGTGACGAACACGGCCCGGCCCCCGTGCTGGAGAACCAGCCGGTCATCGTCGCGGTGCGCAACGTCAGCAAGTCCTACCAGCGCGGCAGCCACGTCATCCCCGTGCTGCGGGAGATCGATTTCGACATCCGCGAGGGCGAGTTCCTCGCGCTGATGGGCCCCTCGGGATCGGGCAAGAGCACGCTGCTGAACCTCATCGCCGGGATCGACAAGGCCGACAGCGGCTCGATCGTCGTCGGCGGCGTCGACATCACGGCCCTCGACGAGACGGAGCTGGCCCGCTGGCGCGCCACCCACGTGGGGTTCATCTTCCAGTTCTACAACCTCATCCCCGTGCTCACGGCCTTCGAGAACGTGGAGCTTCCCCTGCAGCTCACGGGCCTGAGCCGCGCCGAGCGCCGCGAGCATGTCGAGACGGCCCTTCGCGTGGTGAACCTCGCGCACCGGATGGATCACTACCCCTCGCAGCTCTCCGGCGGCGAGCAGCAGCGGGTGGCGATCGCCCGGGCCATCGTCACGGACCCCACGATCCTGGTGGCCGACGAGCCCACGGGGGACCTCGACCGCGCCTCGGCGCGGGAGATCATGGCCCTCATGTGCCGGCTGAGCCGCGAGTCGGGCAAGACGATCATCATGGTGACCCACGATCCCAAGGCCGCCGAGGCGGCCCAGGTGATCCTCCGCCTCGACAAGGGCTCCCTGAACCATGGGCCTGCTTAA
- a CDS encoding FtsX-like permease family protein, with amino-acid sequence MGLLKLFLRNAFRHKLRTGLTVLGITIAILAFGMLRTMVNAWYAGVEASSANRLVIRNAISLVFPLPLAYKDKIRQVSGVTLVSWGNWFGGVYIEEKNFFPNFAVDPRSFLALYPEYLIPDPQKAAFFGDRKGAVVGKKLADKFGWKVGDTVTLKGTIFPGNWEFTVRGIYRGKDRSVDETQFFFHWEYLDETMKKTAPRRAGQVGYYIIGIANPNLAGEVSAAIDAAFKNSLAETLTETEKAFQMSFVSMTEAILIAIQLVSIVIIVIIMAVVANTMAMTARERIGEYAVFKTLGFGGWFIAGLIFGESLFISLLGTAIGIGLTFPAAEAFADYLGTYFPIFFVERETVLMDLAAGVLVGVVAALFPTWRAVNIRIAEGLRRIG; translated from the coding sequence ATGGGCCTGCTTAAGCTTTTCCTCCGCAACGCCTTCCGTCACAAGCTGCGGACGGGGCTCACGGTCCTGGGCATCACCATCGCCATCCTCGCCTTCGGGATGCTGCGGACCATGGTCAACGCCTGGTACGCGGGCGTCGAGGCCTCGTCGGCCAACCGGCTCGTGATCCGCAACGCCATCTCCCTCGTCTTTCCCCTTCCGCTGGCCTACAAGGACAAGATCCGCCAGGTGAGCGGCGTGACCCTCGTCTCCTGGGGCAACTGGTTCGGCGGCGTCTACATCGAGGAGAAGAACTTCTTCCCCAACTTCGCCGTCGACCCCCGCAGCTTCCTGGCCCTGTACCCGGAGTACCTCATCCCGGACCCGCAGAAGGCTGCTTTTTTCGGCGACCGCAAGGGCGCCGTGGTGGGTAAGAAACTCGCCGACAAGTTCGGCTGGAAGGTCGGCGACACGGTCACCCTCAAGGGCACGATCTTCCCCGGCAACTGGGAGTTCACCGTCCGGGGCATCTACCGGGGCAAGGACCGCAGCGTCGACGAGACCCAGTTCTTCTTTCACTGGGAATACCTCGACGAGACGATGAAGAAGACGGCCCCCCGGCGCGCCGGCCAAGTGGGGTACTACATCATCGGGATCGCGAACCCCAACCTCGCGGGCGAAGTGAGCGCGGCCATCGACGCCGCCTTCAAGAATTCGCTCGCCGAGACCCTCACGGAGACGGAGAAGGCCTTCCAGATGAGCTTCGTCTCCATGACCGAGGCGATCCTCATCGCCATCCAGCTCGTCTCCATCGTGATCATCGTCATCATCATGGCCGTCGTCGCCAACACGATGGCCATGACGGCCCGCGAGCGGATCGGGGAGTACGCCGTGTTCAAGACCCTCGGGTTCGGGGGCTGGTTCATCGCGGGGCTCATCTTCGGGGAGTCCCTCTTCATCAGCCTCCTGGGGACGGCGATCGGGATCGGGCTCACGTTCCCGGCGGCGGAGGCCTTCGCCGACTACCTGGGGACCTACTTCCCCATCTTCTTCGTGGAGAGGGAGACGGTCCTCATGGACCTCGCCGCCGGGGTGCTCGTGGGGGTGGTGGCGGCCCTGTTCCCCACGTGGCGGGCCGTCAACATCCGCATTGCCGAAGGCCTGCGGAGGATCGGGTAA